aattaaaactattttcagcaattcaacttttattaaaaacttggAGATtggtaataatatttcaaatagtATTCACAGCTTTAAATTAGTAGCTTCTATATTCCTTTGATTCATCGTATTATTTTCAATCACTTACCAGCACTAGCATTTGTGAATGGGTGTGAAATATTCACAGGTGGAACTAATGGTGGCATGGCCGCAAGTAGCGGAGGCTGCAACAATCCAGTAAGAGTAAAGGGTGCGGAAGGGGCTAAAGGAGATAGGGGCGCCGTCAGCATAGCGCTTGTCCTTGTAGTCTCTGGATCTCTTGAAGAGTATTCTGCCCGAGAATACGAGTCGTAACGATGCACGtctaaattataaaatttattactttaaaaagGTAAAATAATTGCTACAAAGATTATAATCGACGCCTATTAAACAGTTAATATTAATTGTTGTTTAAAtcgtaaaatattaaaatttttttaatcatcatAGAtcattttataacattttatttgtaTGAAGTATACGAAGTTGTTGGTTTTTTCGACGCGGAAATAGTAAGAACTTCGGAACAAACTTGGTAACATGAAGAGAGCGTTATAGGAAAAATTAAGCTCATAATCTTAATGTGATGCACACTGACGAGACTACGATAAAAGAAATGAGCACGCAAATAAAAGAGAACGTGTTAGGACGCCAAGTAGTATCAGTCCATTTTTTCGCGTGTGAAATTGACATAAGTTGAAGATGAATGTTTACTTTATCAGAGTCACGAAGGACTAGAAACAACTTTTTATATAGACATAgtgagttttaaaaaatatttaaaacactGATTCAACCTTTATGAATAATATGGCTTGTTGATTTACATAGAATTTAGATTCTGAATACAAAGTAGACATACGAATTTggtattaaaaatacatttaaaaaatgcaaatagcaAGTATTTGtgcaatatatttttattgatatatttGCTTGTGCTtcatataattatgtaaacaTTAATTATGATATCAAATTATTCCTTAAGTACTATTatctaaattttattacaaattgtTCTTTATTTCCTATAAGCTTTACTTGTCTGTGCATAGAACTttgttttcttcattttagaTCTGTGGTAAAaagattatattattatccatTGAAATTTCATAGGCGCCGAGCTAAATATTCAACGTAtttagtaaaaatttttaaaaaaacctcCGCCGTGACAATGTCCTCGAGGGACATTGCCGTGACCAGGATTCGAACCTGGGTTACTACGGCCACAACGTAGGGTCCTAACCACTAGACGATCACGGCTATCGGAGAACTTGAAAATAAACGCTCCAGTGCCAAACATCGAGCCGGATTGCGCTCTATATGCTTACCGGTGCGAGACGAAAGCCGATTTTCTAGAGTAAAAGCGGGAAACTGCCAAGCACGACTTTGGCGTGACCAGCCTTTCACGATTATTGTTTTACTTCTTGATGGAAACCACTTATTCAACGATAAGGTAGATTTTTGTGGGTATATGACCGACAAACTCTTGttagaaataaatttagaaTTTGCGAATACCATCAAAAGCatatttagaaattttcagatttgtcATATATTTTACGTAGAAATGAAGAATTTATAGGTCTCGACAaacaaaatgtgaaaaaaaagaaaaggttACAATTTAAATGTTGGAAAAAGCAAtctaattgtaataaaaatgcgTCTCGCTGGGCTCATCAGTAAAATGACGCGTTGTATCCTCGAAAATATTACTTACTATACTTTTGTTTTCGAATACTAAATCGATAATAATGGTATAGATAACTGGAAACCAAGGACAAACAAATTTGTACAACTGTTTCAGCCTCAAAGTCAAGATAATCATTTTCGAAGcatgaattattttaagaaatcaatatgaaatataacaaaatttgattttttatctATACTTCTATTGTATTACTGCATAGTTTTCAGAAAAGCTTTATCTGTTTTAGAAAGctaatctgatttttttttaatattaaggTACCAAATAAACAATTTACCTGAATTTGGTGTTATTAGATTGTTGTAGCTCCTGAGTAACTGAAGAGCAGACAATGCGTCGGAGAAACTGCCCTCCGAAATCGTCCTATTATTACTTTGAGATCCCATAAGGGTCAGTTTTGCTCTCTGCTTCTTTAATTACATCAAAACCCCCGTTTCTACCTTTTTTGTACTTAAACTACGCGTTTAGTTgaaactaaaacaaaaattaaaaataattttatgcagTGTTCTTGCTATTGTAAATATCAAGGATATGGTGACGCTATCCTTACATTTTCTTTGCAATTTTTTACGTATCAAGCTTTGAATGCATTGAtcactataaaataaaattttacaaaacgtAATATACAGTagtaaattttgttttcaaattaataaaGTAGAATAGAAGCAAGTCAAAGCCTGATATCTTAAATTTGTGTAGACTCATAGTAGACATAATGAGAAGAAGCTtctgataaaaatgaaaaaaaaagcctCCACCGTGACAATGTCCTCGAGGGACATTGCCGTGACCAGGATTCGAACCTGGGTTACTACGGCCACAACGTAGGGTCCTAACCACTAGACGATCACGGCTATCGGAGAATATGAAAGTTAACAACAAGAATCTGGAGAAATTCTCTTTCTCCGACCGGCTACATTCACTCCCGGCTCGATCTCGTTTCGGCCTCAAGATGCAGTAGTGTATCCGGTGCAGTTCGCGCCTTGACCGACTCTAAATGTCAACTCTGTACAACTTTCACGATACCGCAGTAAAGTTActgttaattaattattgttaaatgcgATTTTGCGATTTGCAGTGGAAAGCAAGCGAGGCCATATGCAAGCTCTTATTTTGGCTCTCGTATCCTTATCAAACCAAAGCTgtgattatttttagaacaatGCTCATACAACGTATAGGTATAAGAACCGGAGCAGAGTCTCGCGTTTGCAAATAAACTTTAGTCGACTTTAGAAGGTACATACGTTTTACGATTCCAGACAGTTCTCAAATCACATGTGGCCGTTGCTGCAAGATCCTCACAAACAGCCGAAACCACCTCGTCACGTGCGAGTTTAGAAAAGCACTGCTTTGGACAACCTGCGCCCATATCGAAGTTTGTACGAAGGGTTATCCTCCCGCCTCTCGGTGCATGCGCACTTGGACGATCCGCCCTCAAGAGCCACCCCCTTCGAATTAGCAACGACGCGCGCGACTGGATAAGGCTGGCTTTGAAACTAGGAAGGGGTGTCACCCCGTGTCGATGGTGTTACACGGAAAATAGCTCGACTCCTGGATCACTGCTGTGGAAGGAGATTGCACCGGAATGCATTTGCTTCAATTTAGATGAATAATTACAACCTATAGTATGTGTAATTAACTGTTATATTCTTTCTTTTACGATCAACATTTAGATGTACAgagattttatttacaaaaactcAAATGAATCGAATGTTTAGAGAATGAGAAATCTTCAAAATGTTTCGAGTGTAGctagatattttttaattcaatagtGGATCGCATGATTCGGAGTTTAAAATTAGAAAAGCAAATGTATCGTACATCTCACCTACaagaaaaacatattttcatATCAGAGTAGCGCATAAAGTTGAAGAAAGCTACTTGTTAacgaattggcagcggttttttaaaatttaatcggTCCTCTACAAAGATCGAGTGCAACGCACTTTAGTCCATTCACCAACTTCGCTCAAAGAAACGGTACCTGCTACAATCTCAACGAGTGCGCTCCATAGTTCAACCTTTCACGTAACGCTTCCGCAATGCTTGCCTAAAGTCACTGTGGTATAATTTCAATACAAATTCAACTTTCAAAAGTTTCagcatttttatttccatcAACTCGTTAGTATGTACACCtcgcagaaataaaataaaaaaaaacaaggcTACCATTTTCCCCCCTCTCATCGGCAGAGCAACCCTCACTTTTGTCCTCACCTGTACCGTCGTCCACGTCCACGCAAAGCTTAAACGCGGGACTCGCGCAATCGCAAGCTCGCGCCATAATCGTCGTCCTCGCGCTTGCGCCAGACCACAAGGGGTTGGGAGGATCGGAGATCGCGATAGGCGCAAGCCGTACTCGCAATGGATTATTCCGCGCGATGCCATCTCCCTTTTCCTACCCTGATGGGGgtaattctgatttttttacgttttcagGTGAAGGATGACACAGTGAAACTAATTTGCTCGCTTGATGGCTGGCTGAGGGATcggtttttaaatgaaaatcgTCGCTTATAGCCGACGCCGAGTTGTAtgaattttaacttttaatgAGACCAAGGAACGCGATTAATTGGAAACGCGATGAACTTATAACATATGCGCATACAATAACTTTAACGACCCGCTTGATAATACGGAAAGCCCCGATGTGCCGTGAATAATTGAATAATTGTAAGAACAGAGCTCGGTGGACAAATTAGGCTCGCTATCGGGATTCCCAACTCCTCTTCGTGTTTGATTAGAGAATCGGAAACGGGTCAAGCCGCTGTAAAATCCCGATCGTAATCGAAGCCTAGTTACAGCGCCAGCGAAATGCCAAACCCTCGAAAGCCCATGAAACTTTGATCCTCCTAATGTCCGCAAATAAATCACAAGCAGCCATCATCATCGTCGATAACCGATCTCCCGCGCGGGCAAAACCGCTAAAATATTCAGCCGACCCGAGGGGAACCTCGGTGAAATAACAAGTTCTCTGGCCTTTGGTAATGTTTACTCGCACGACCCACACCTGTCGCGAGGCTTTGCGACGTCGGCCGCCGCCTATGCGTGCGTTATATTCTTACTCATCGGATGAGCACGCGATCAGCGACCGGCTTAATTGTCACACTTACGGACGCACGTGCACCTGTTTAACTGTGAGCATTGAGTAAGCGATATTTGATTAGGGGTTGCTCGCCGCGGAGGGGCTTATATCGAGCCTGTCAAATGGACGCCGCTTCGCCAACTTTTCGCGTTCGAGGCAGCGCCCGTTCCACTAAGAACAGCGTTGATGCAGGAAGAGGCCGAAATCCTCGGAGGCAAATTGAAATCGAGCGCGCCCCAAAATCGAACCTGATCTCTGCAAACGGCGCAACGTACGTCATCCCCCACTCTAGTCCTGCGTGAATCCACATACGACGCGAGCGAACCACCCCTGTCGGGTCGGGGAAACACGCGAGCGGAGGAGTCGCCGGTGTGTCGTGCCCCGGTACATCCGAGCCATTATGCGTCGAATCACTCGGTCGCGTGCAATTAGTTTCGGCCGGCTCATAAATGCTGCAGGCCGCGCATCATACGCACCGTAATTATACATCACACTGCAGCGCGCGAGTTCTGCTGCTGTGTACCGATACCGAGACGACACGTGTCCTTCCTACCTCCACCACGGAGTGGTATATTATTATCGCCGTGTCTTGGCCTGGCGGCAGCCTTGAGGTGCTGCGAATCCCTGCCTCGGATGTGGAGGCACGACGGAGACCGGAATAGATTGCGTGACGGGGGACTGGCTTTGGTTTGGATGGATGTAATCCTATATAGCACGTGTAAGGATCGACGATGTTGGTATAAGAATTTAGCCGATCGCGTTGACATTATTCCGCATTTCCTGACTGTTCGGTTATCTAATTTCGTTGGTTGTTTGAAAAAACATCATCGTAACGACGAGTCGCGAccctcgccctcgttcgcaaTTACGCCGATAACTAAACGATGAAACGAAATGCCCATTCACCCCAAATTAGCCCTTCCCGCAGGTGTTGCCGATCGCTTCGCCTAGTACGAGGCTCGCGAACTCGTATGAATAATTTCGATTCGATCCGTGAGCGGAAAAGGCCGGAAAAGGGTGTACAAGACTGCTCTGGTAACAGACACTTGCGCGCATAAAACATTTCTTCTTTTGAATACATCGACTAAATGCTTATGGCATCAATCGACGAGTTGAATCATTTATCCGATGATAATAGCGGGTTATAGGTATAACGACAAGGCGAGTATCCAACTTATAGCAAAGGGTCTTTAGTCAAAGTACAATTAGTTGGAAGCATGCAGGGATAAACGCTCGAAGAAAAGCTCTTGCTGCAGAAGCATGATAAAGCTCCgggtaaaaatgaaaaaaaaagcctCCACCGTGACAATGTCCTCGAGGGACATTGCCGTGACCAGGATTCGAACCTGGGTTACTACGGCCACAACGTAGGGTCCTAACCACTAGACGATCACGGCTATCGGAGGATATGAAAGTTAACAACACGAGTCTCGAGAAATTATCTCTCTCCGGCCGGCTACATTCACTTCGGACTTGCTCTGGTTTCCAGCGCAAGGCGCGAGGTATCTGGTGCAGTTATTGGCTTTACCGGCTCCAAAAGTTACCGATTCGTCTTGTTCAAGCGGCTTTGCGTATCGagtttctttttaaattttgcgaTTTGTAGCCAGAGCGCGCGGAAAGAGGTCTTTCGCAAGCTCGCAATCGGCTTGCACACCGTTATCAATCCGAAGTTGCGAACTGAGATATGGTATTTTCTTTCAAAGAAGCACTACTGCCCAAACGTGTATTTGTGCATCAATGTCATCATATACGATCATTTAggtattttctcttttttttactcggtgttattattttataatcgtGCTCACCCTCCCCTCTCAAAGGCTTCTTCGAAAGTCATTGAATCGATTTTCGACTATGGCTCGGCCGAGGCTCGAAAAAGACGATGCGGCAGACAAAAGATAAGGTTCGgggtaaaaatgaaaaaaaagtctcCACCGTGACAATGTCCTCGAGGGACATTGCCGTGACCAGGATTCGAACCTGGGTTACTACGGCCACAACGTAGGGTCCTAACCACTAGACGATCACGGCTACCGGAGGATATAAACTTTGAGAGCACAGACTCGGAGAAATTATCTTGTTGTTGTCTTTACCGACAGCTCCTGCACTGCGTTTTGTATGAGCTATACGTCCAAGTGAAACATAGCAATTTTGCGATCTCTATAAAATCAACGCGACAAGTCAATCAGCTCTGTTATGAGAATGACCTACATTGTACGtacaaaacaaataaaaactttCCTGCACTAATCTCGGCGGACGTAAAAGTGGTAGGCGCCAATCGGTCTTGATTGAAAAATTACCGGCCATCAACTGGTGGTGGATGTGTGCGAATCTCGTCGCCGCAAAGGGCTAGAGCTGCTCGGTAAAATTTCGACACAGTATGGGTGATTTTGAAatgacgaagaagaagaagcagcggtAGGTTATTGAATTTCGTAAGATTAAATGTAGTTTTATTCAATTTCTTGATATGCATACATGAGATTCTTAATCGTTAAAATGAATACTTTGAAAATGCAGCATCAGACTCTCCTTAAGCTCCACGGTTGGCCATCAGGCAGGCGGCCAGCTTGCACTTGTCGTCCTTAACTGCAATATCAGCAGGAAGAAGGGCGCGtgactttttgaataaaattttcgGCCGATCAACGATCCGAGAGCTTACCTTGGTCCTTGCACGTGCTCAGGGCCTTTCctagcgtgtcgaggttcatGTTGAACTTTTGGCGCAGGGCGTCCTCGTTGAGGGATCCGTCGGCCTTCATCAGGTTCATCTTCTTCATCATGCAGGAGTAGTAGCAGTTCCTGTTCTGCTCCTGCTTCTCGGGCACCTTGGCGTTCCTCAGACCGGTCGGGTATTGCTCTGCGGGAAATCGGAAAGGTTCGGGTGCGGTTAATGATCGATTCGATGCGATGCGGAGAGAGATTAGTTGTCCGATACTCACGTGGGTCGAATCCGTTCTCGATCAGGCAGCCCTTGATGTACTCCTTGTTGATGTCCTTGATGGGGTCTTCCTGTTGGTTGAATTTAAAcgttagaggaaggcgaggcTTTCTCTGATGGAAACAAAATAGGTACATCCAGAGTTACTCACTGCGAAGACGCCGGCGAGGCAGACGGCAAGAACGATGACGACGGCCTTCATGTTGGTGTGcgagttttgtttttttcgggTTTAGCAAAGGGGGTTGCTCTCACTGCGACTGCTTTCACAGACTGAATGAAGCTCCGGCTGCTCCGAGCTTTATATACAGTCGAGATAATCGGCGGCTTGATGTTTTTCAATTGATAAATTGTAGTGTTGACCTGAAAGTGAACTCGCCTTTAAGCCCCCTAAAGTACCCGTGATAAAGCACGATAATGCCTGCTTAACAAACAAAAGCTCCAGCGGCGTGTTGCCTCTCTCCCTTGCACGGGCTTTCTTCGCCGCGCACGGAATAAACGAGTTTACGCTGATACAACTTTGACGCCCGAGCATAACAGCGCACTTTACTCTGTACTCGAATTGTGGCAAAACTAGTTTTCGTCAGCGGGAACCGGTAGAATTGCGGCCTCGATTCTCCAGCTACCGCCAGCCCGGCAATATGCGGCATATTGCCCTGCATTGGCTAGATCAAAACGTTTTGAatcgttttttatttcgctTTCAACGGCAATATCCTCATTGCTTCGAGCAAATAAAAAGGTCGCAATTGAGCCGCTACAGGGCTTGATTCGCGAACGCTGAAATGAGCAGCACAGATCCGCGCGGCGGGCCGATTAGGCCGTGCGAGAAGGATGCGCTTAAGTAGAGAGTAAACACTCTCTAAGCATCGTTTCGCACTGCTGATTGCTCCTAGTCAAATCTCGGCCTCTCTCATACGATAATTCGTGTCTCTATCGTTTGCTCTTCTTTCCGGCTGAAATTTAAATCGCCTGGAGGCTCCTTCGCTGGATTAGGTAATCGATCCCCCGCGTACACTGGTGCAATAATTTATTCGGCTCGAGTGGAATTATTATCATTGCGTCGACGCATTTGCGAGGATAAGAAgtggaaaattaaattccaTCATCAAGAGGCCCAACGCATTGGTTTTTATTGTACGAGCGCGTAAGTTTCCCTTCGTTCATAAATCAAGGTTTGATAAAGCTAATTGCCTTGTTTTCTCACCGAGCGTGCAGTGACTGCAGGCGATAACCGCAACTACAAACTGTTCACCGTCCATGCCAATATTCGTTAACAAGAAAAAAAGCGTACCAGTTGTTTATAAGCCTCATACTACCAACAGTTGAGCCGCAACGAAAAAGAGGAAAGAGCGATAAGAGTCGTGTAggatcgttaaaaaaataactttgcCGCCCCCCCCATCCATCCCTCGCGGCGTGAAAGCTCGAGTTCGGGCAAACTTTCGTATCGTCCTCGTGACGACTTGATGAGATAACTTTGCGCCAAGTCCCGTGACTTTGTGTAACGCAAACACCTATATATCGCATCACGAATTACCGCGGCACGCGACTGTCGCGTGCCGCCGCGTGTGCGCGCCTACACCTGATAACTTTCTTCGATGCAGCTCGagccggggggggggggcggggCAATTACGAGGCGACGGAATCGATGCGTCGTTCCGCGGACATAATTAATTTTAGCGAGTAGATGTATAATAGCTAAATGGAACGGAAATTTTGCGCAGAGATCACGCGGCGATGACATCATGCCAAACAACTCGCCCGGTTCAGAGCCTGCGCTGATTGTTTAATGAAGCCCGCGACGAAAACAAGCTCGATTCGCAGCTTCATTCGGAATCAAGGATACGCGccaatatgttttttttttttttttgagcaaAGGCACCGCGATTCGTTTATACGAATGGTTATTACATATAGCATGTAGTCCGTTTCAACGATTCCAGGATAACTACAAGCTAACGGTAGCAGAGCGCGCTCGAGCGATCGGGCGCAATTAACCACTTTTCCCTTCTCGCGAGACCGTcaattagagagagagagagagagcgacggcGGATTCGTCAATAATTGATAAACCGCCTGCCCTCCAACCCTTTGGAATAGTTGTTGCAGAGTAATTACCCttagctaaaaataaaattacacgGCTCGTTCGGCGTAAACGCATCGGATGCCGCTCGGCGTTAAATTTTAACGAGGAAAAGCTCGAGAGAGATTCCCCGTAGCGCTGGCGAAATGGCAAATCGATGCGCGTATGCATTATGCAGCCGTAGTCCGGCAACGATTTTCCTATATTTCCAGCCGGGCGCGACGATTACGAGCCGATCTGATAAGGTTACTCGAGCTGTGGCGAAACGCTGGACGcgagcttttaattttttttttttttttttttttttctacgatCGAACAGCTCTGCAGCGTCGCCAACTTCAAGCTCGTCGCCTCGAGCCGGCGCTAGCATGAAGCGTCGATCGAAAATTCTCCTCGCTCGGTAAATTGGCCGAAATGTGTTGTAAGTAGTGGATAGGATGCAATGTTCCGAGCAGGAGGACGACGCATCGTCGGACGAGGAGATCCACGAGGCCGTCGACAGCATCCTCGCGGAGGACGAGCGCGACAAGTCGGCTAGAAAGCGCCAACTCGCCGAGCGGGAAGCTGCAAACGTGACGTATTATCGATGATCGCTCGAGATCCTAAGCTCCTTCCCCGCGAAATCCCGTGAACGAAAACATCACCTTCCGCAGCGCAGTAAACGGCGAAATCCGTCCGCGGAGTTCAAGAGGCGCCAGACCGGGGCTGAGAAGTCGAGAAGGTTCTCGCTGCGCGTGATGGAGGCcatgcgcgcgctcgagcgacGGACGGAGAGAAGAGCCGAGTGCCCGGTATCCAATAAGAGCCCCGCCACCTGCGAGATCGTCGATTACGTCGACAGGAAGTTCAGGAACGACGGAGACGTCGAGGCGCAGGTCCGAATCGCGCTAAAGAGGCTCGCTTGTCAAGGGTAGAGCATCGCTTGCTTGTCTATTCTCACCGCAGCATCGTTACACCCTATACCGTACCCAAGAGCGCCTTTCACCGCTCAGCTTCGTCAAGTGCGAGGGAGGCGACGCGTACACGCTGCTGGCTCCGTTCGCCAGTCAGTTGGGAAGGGCGGGAAAGGCGAACTTGGGCCTGCACTCGACGGCCGAGTTGACCGACTGCCGGAGGCATCGCTCGGGACGCGACGCGCGATCGAACCGCAGCACTGCGAGGTGCCGAGGCGGCTGCCGGCGCGATCAGTCCTGCAAGCAAACCGAGGTTCCTATGACTCTTTAACCCTTGAAAACAATCCTCCGATAAAAAAGCGCCTCGAGCGTCGCCCGCAGGAAAGCTCGGAAATAGATCTGTCGATCCCGTCGAGCGTCGAGGAGGACATATTCCGGCGTAGAATCGAACGCGACATCGAGAGCTTGCAGCACCGCTGTCCCCCGGGCGAAACCGAAGCCGAAAACGCGACGATGGAGCTGCGAAAGCCGGCACAGGCTGCTGGCGAGCCCGGTCGAAGGAACAGCGAGTTGCGTATCGAGGCGTGCGGCGACGAGGACAGGCGACAGGGCAAGTGCCAGCTCAACCGGAGCGTGGCCGGGAGTCCGAGGAAAGGGATCAGGTAGGCCGGAATGCCTTGAACGCTTACATGCGACGCTCTGCTCTCGAGCCAACGCACCTATTCCACCTAGTCCAGCAAGAGAAGAGGATCGAATCGTCGGCGCCATCCGCAATCCCGCTCGCGAGATCGAAGCGGCCATGGCTCTTCCGGAGTTCGCGGACGACGCCAAGGACGACTACGAGCCCGTCGACGTCCCCGACGAGGACGAGCAACTCGAGgaagacgacgaggacgagggaGACGACGCTGGCGAGGACGACGAGCTCCTGCGGGAGCTGAGGCAGCACAGCGACGCCCGGATTCCCATGGACGAGGACAGGGACCGGGAGCTGAGGAGGTGGATACGGAACTGCAGGAGGGAATGCGAGAGACGAGCCAGAGAGGGAGGCGACAGCGCTGATGGGGAATGATGGGAAATGGAGCCTTTCGACTCGAAATTTCGACGATACGTGTAAACGGGATTTTTGCTGGAAAGGTGTAaattaaaattgcaaaattccATGCGACTCTATCGATGAGcttttattttactattttacAAACACACGTGACGCTGCTATGTGACTGCGGGgcgggaaaattcaatttcacTCCATTGCCCACGGGAAATTCTCAACGCTTACGAGCGGCTCGATTGCCGTCCCGTTTTTTCTTGAAAAGCTCCAGATCCGAGGATACGCGGAAGACCGCTCCCTTCTTGTTCACCGGTACCAGCAAGCCCAGCACTGTGCCCAAAGAGAGAACTTCGTATATGCACTTCTCTATACTCTTGTTTCCTGTGAAAAAATATCCGATCATTTGGATCATTATACtcggagagaaaaatatttggaaAGGTATAGTTTGAAAAAAGCTCTGACCCGCCTCCGAGGGTAAGCTCTCGTACGGAAACTCGTAACTCCTCCGCTCCTCCTCGTCCGCGGAGCTTTTCAAGCCCAGCGCTTTACCGGGCGAAGCGTCGGGCTTGCGGGAGAGCTTTCGCCGTTGGAGCTTGCGGAACTGCCTGGGGGCGCTGCTTTTCTGCTTGCACATCATTCCGCGGTCCGAGGCGCGCTCGAGGAACTGGTAGACCAGCTCCGACACCGTCGGACGGTGCGTCCGATTACTGCCCGGACGACTGCCGGCCTTTTGGATCGATTTTCGGGGGATTCTCGACTTGAGTGTGCGCTGATGACGATATTATCGAATATTAGTCACATCAAATGTCAGAGCTTTACATTCGGCTACCTTTGACTTGTTGCTGCGACGACGCCGCGAATTTATTTTCTCGATGAATCTGGCTTCGTGACCCGACTGAATCCTCACGCGCTTTTTGCCGCCTTTCTTCGGAGCCATGTTGTCTTTTTTAAACGGGCCGGAATTTTTTCATCGGTGAGCTACGACATGCATACACTCATATAATAGCCGAGTAAACCGAGATAATGACTTTTCAATTTCCAATTTTTGGTTAAGCAGCGCCTTGAGAAAAGAAAGGTGAAGTTTTCTGGTTGACGCGCGAAAAGgtattgttttgttttcttcCGAATCGAACTATctgctaattttttttcttcacttAATACAGCAATTTCTtaacattttctaaataatgtAGTGCATATTAGTGTGTACGCGTTGATAACGAATCGAGCTTTACGCTGCCGtttgaatttctaataaaGTCGCATTTTCTAGAAACCGAAAGCTTTGCGCAATATCGTCGCATATGATCATGCTAATACAATATAAGAAAAACGTAAATGACGTATCGTTTCCCGACGCGatcaataaaaatgaaaaattacacaaAGCCCGCGGAGGAGCGACAGTGCGAATGGTtagtcacacacacacacacgcagccCATAACGCAGATCAATATTTCTAACAATAGAGGAAGCCGTTAATTTGCATATACTAACACGAAACTTCAACTTACCAAGTTTCGAATGAGTGTCAAGAGCGTCGCTGCAGTCG
The sequence above is drawn from the Nasonia vitripennis strain AsymCx chromosome 4, Nvit_psr_1.1, whole genome shotgun sequence genome and encodes:
- the LOC103317701 gene encoding uncharacterized protein LOC103317701 isoform X4; translated protein: MQCSEQEDDASSDEEIHEAVDSILAEDERDKSARKRQLAEREAANVTKRRNPSAEFKRRQTGAEKSRRFSLRVMEAMRALERRTERRAECPVSNKSPATCEIVDYVDRKFRNDGDVEAQVRIALKRLACQGAPFTAQLRQVRGRRRVHAAGSVRQSVGKGGKGELGPALDGRVDRLPEASLGTRRAIEPQHCEVPRRLPARSVLQANRDLSIPSSVEEDIFRRRIERDIESLQHRCPPGETEAENATMELRKPAQAAGEPGRRNSELRIEACGDEDRRQGKCQLNRSVAGSPRKGISPAREEDRIVGAIRNPAREIEAAMALPEFADDAKDDYEPVDVPDEDEQLEEDDEDEGDDAGEDDELLRELRQHSDARIPMDEDRDRELRRWIRNCRRECERRAREGGDSADGE
- the LOC103317701 gene encoding uncharacterized protein LOC103317701 isoform X5, yielding MQCSEQEDDASSDEEIHEAVDSILAEDERDKSARKRQLAEREAANRSKRRNPSAEFKRRQTGAEKSRRFSLRVMEAMRALERRTERRAECPVSNKSPATCEIVDYVDRKFRNDGDVEAQVRIALKRLACQGFVKCEGGDAYTLLAPFASQLGRAGKANLGLHSTAELTDCRRHRSGRDARSNRSTARCRGGCRRDQSCKQTEESSEIDLSIPSSVEEDIFRRRIERDIESLQHRCPPGETEAENATMELRKPAQAAGEPGRRNSELRIEACGDEDRRQGKCQLNRSVAGSPRKGISPAREEDRIVGAIRNPAREIEAAMALPEFADDAKDDYEPVDVPDEDEQLEEDDEDEGDDAGEDDELLRELRQHSDARIPMDEDRDRELRRWIRNCRRECERRAREGGDSADGE
- the LOC103317701 gene encoding uncharacterized protein LOC103317701 isoform X2, coding for MQCSEQEDDASSDEEIHEAVDSILAEDERDKSARKRQLAEREAANRSKRRNPSAEFKRRQTGAEKSRRFSLRVMEAMRALERRTERRAECPVSNKSPATCEIVDYVDRKFRNDGDVEAQVRIALKRLACQGFVKCEGGDAYTLLAPFASQLGRAGKANLGLHSTAELTDCRRHRSGRDARSNRSTARCRGGCRRDQSCKQTERLERRPQESSEIDLSIPSSVEEDIFRRRIERDIESLQHRCPPGETEAENATMELRKPAQAAGEPGRRNSELRIEACGDEDRRQGKCQLNRSVAGSPRKGISPAREEDRIVGAIRNPAREIEAAMALPEFADDAKDDYEPVDVPDEDEQLEEDDEDEGDDAGEDDELLRELRQHSDARIPMDEDRDRELRRWIRNCRRECERRAREGGDSADGE
- the LOC103317701 gene encoding uncharacterized protein LOC103317701 isoform X7, with the protein product MQCSEQEDDASSDEEIHEAVDSILAEDERDKSARKRQLAEREAANRSKRRNPSAEFKRRQTGAEKSRRFSLRVMEAMRALERRTERRAECPVSNKSPATCEIVDYVDRKFRNDGDVEAQVRIALKRLACQGFVKCEGGDAYTLLAPFASQLGRAGKANLGLHSTAELTDCRRHRSGRDARSNRSTARCRGGCRRDQSCKQTEESSEIDLSIPSSVEEDIFRRRIERDIESLQHRCPPGETEAENATMELRKPAQAAGEPGRRNSELRIEACGDEDRRQGKCQLNRSVAGSPRKGISKRRGSNRRRHPQSRSRDRSGHGSSGVRGRRQGRLRARRRPRRGRATRGRRRGRGRRRWRGRRAPAGAEAAQRRPDSHGRGQGPGAEEVDTELQEGMRETSQRGRRQR
- the LOC103317701 gene encoding uncharacterized protein LOC103317701 isoform X10; the encoded protein is MQCSEQEDDASSDEEIHEAVDSILAEDERDKSARKRQLAEREAANRSKRRNPSAEFKRRQTGAEKSRRFSLRVMEAMRALERRTERRAECPVSNKSPATCEIVDYVDRKFRNDGDVEAQVRIALKRLACQGFVKCEGGDAYTLLAPFASQLGRAGKANLGLHSTAELTDCRRHRSGRDARSNRSTARCRGGCRRDQSCKQTEICRSRRASRRTYSGVESNATSRACSTAVPRAKPKPKTRRWSCESRHRLLASPVEGTASCVSRRAATRTGDRASASSTGAWPGVRGKGSAREEDRIVGAIRNPAREIEAAMALPEFADDAKDDYEPVDVPDEDEQLEEDDEDEGDDAGEDDELLRELRQHSDARIPMDEDRDRELRRWIRNCRRECERRAREGGDSADGE